CCTGTTTGTGCAAGACTAGACTGAGCGATACTTTCTCTGAGAACACTGAATATGGATTTGGAAAGACCTTCGGTTGCTTTCAGGACTATATTTCCTACGAAGCCGTCGCAGACCACAACATCCACGTCCCTTCCTCCACCGTAAAGGTCTCGTCCTTCTACGTTTCCTACAAAATCGATCGGAAGTTTTTTAATATATTCGAAAGCTTTAATTGTGACCGAGTTTCCTTTCTTATCCTCTTCTCCGTTGGATAAGATCCCAACCTTCGGCTTATGGATATTGAAGATGAGCCTGGAATAAATTTCTCCCATGATCGCAAACTGCGCCAAATACTCAGGCTTACAATCCACGTTTGCACCCGCATCTAAAAGAAGTGTAGGAGCTCCCTTCTCTCTCGGGATCGGAGCAGCAATAGGAGGCCTAAGAACGCCTGGAATTCTTCCAAGATACAATAATGCTGAAGCCATAGTGGCGCCAGTATTTCCGGGAGAGAACATTCCAACACAGGTTTTATCAGCGACTAGCTGGGCTGCTTGCACAACGGAAGAATCCTCCATAGCGCGCACTGCAATGGAAGGAGAATCGTTCATGCCGATGATCTCACTGGCGTGAACAATCCTGATCTTGTTTGTATCGTATTCGTATTTGAGGAGAGTCTCGCTGATATCTTCTTCTTTACCAACGAGTATGACGTTTCTGCCGTCTTGATTTACCGCGTTAACGGCACCTTCTACGATCCTGTCAGGACCGTAGTCGCCGCTCATTGCATCGACGGCGACCCACATATTGATTAGTTCTCTTCGCTAGTCTTCCTGACTTTCGGTTCCACCACTACACGGTCTTTATAAAAACCGCAAACAGGGCAGATTCTATGAGGAGGTCTGAAGGAATTACAGTTCGGGCAAGGGACTAGATTCGGTTTGCCGATCGCATGATGGGCCCGTTTCATTCTCACTTTTGATTTAGATTTTCGTCTCTTAGGAACTGCCATTGTTTTTCTCTATAGATAATGTCGATTTACGACTATGTTTTTTTTAAAGCCGGAATTCACAACTGTTTTTCATTTGCGACTAAAAGCAAAGTTTTATAGCTTCGTCGCCTCTACTGGTATTGATCCCAATTCCGGTGTCCGTTCAAAATTTAACTTCGCTTAGCTCAGTTACCCTATCGGGCTTTTTCGCTCCCAACGGGTCGCTCAAAGGATTCCAGGAACT
The window above is part of the Leptospira licerasiae serovar Varillal str. VAR 010 genome. Proteins encoded here:
- the plsX gene encoding phosphate acyltransferase PlsX, coding for MWVAVDAMSGDYGPDRIVEGAVNAVNQDGRNVILVGKEEDISETLLKYEYDTNKIRIVHASEIIGMNDSPSIAVRAMEDSSVVQAAQLVADKTCVGMFSPGNTGATMASALLYLGRIPGVLRPPIAAPIPREKGAPTLLLDAGANVDCKPEYLAQFAIMGEIYSRLIFNIHKPKVGILSNGEEDKKGNSVTIKAFEYIKKLPIDFVGNVEGRDLYGGGRDVDVVVCDGFVGNIVLKATEGLSKSIFSVLRESIAQSSLAQTGALLLKPTFTAIKKRLDYAEYGGALLLGVDGTCLIGHGSSNAHAVRNAIRVVVECAERDVNQRIKEDIEKAKF
- the rpmF gene encoding 50S ribosomal protein L32, with the protein product MAVPKRRKSKSKVRMKRAHHAIGKPNLVPCPNCNSFRPPHRICPVCGFYKDRVVVEPKVRKTSEEN